ACTAACTATACAAAGATGAATTATCATGGTCAATTTTGCTGTGGTGTTTGGTAAAATTCGCTTAAAGTCTGCAGCTGCCCTATTATCTTCTTTAAAAGATGATTATAACAGTCAAACTTGACAAGTTTAGTGCACAACATATGGGTAGCATCTAATGCCTTGAATCCATCACCTTGCACTAAGATGAAACTGTTAAGGAGATAACAACCTCACCAAATGCAGGTAATACAAGATAACAACTACACTCATGTGTGTAAACTATGCAACTTCTTGTGTTATCCAGGCCATATCATACGTTCATACTATACTTGTACGTATGGCAAGTTGGCGGCTTCCATAGAGAAGACAAATATAGGCCTCGACTTACAGAAGTTATTCAAGATGAGCTTTGAAAGCAGTTCAGGATCCATCATATCCTTGGCTGAAATTTGAGAGCGCAGCAGTGACAATATGTATGGTGCACGAGATGATATAGGATAAGTGGTTGATAGTAATGTTCCTAGTGGGACAGCAGGAACACGCAACATCTCAGCTGGATCTGCCTAATAAGAACAATGAAGATTAGGTTCCTGTCCATGTATTGAATATGTCAACCTGCTTGATGGTCAACTTACAAGAGGCACAAATAACTTGAGTGAGGAGTTGGATGTTGTGTAGTCAACTGATGAGGCCAGAGTAACAATCGCTGCCAGCTCTGGATCAGCCCCTTCGAATCCTTGTGAagcaaagaaaaaaaaaaggagaGATGGTACTTAGTGCCATGTATTGGTAATAAAATCTGATCTTCCGATACAAAAGCAAGCTTAGAAGAACAAAAAATTAAGACCATAGTAGTAAAAATCACAAGGGCATCTGTAATGGAAGAACATATAATAAAATATTCTATGTAAAACTCGTAAATCAGCTGGTAGGAAATAATGTAAATGTACTGGAAGTGTGTCCTGAAATGGAGAAGAAACTAAAACAAATAACTGGCTGCAACAAACTTAATTTTATATGGCGAAGTTATACCTCTTTAATTTTAAACGAAGGCAATATTATCATTGAATATGAACAGGAATTTATCACAAaataaaaaggaagaaaagaaagcCTATATTCCCACGTAAGAGCGCCTATAATGGTATAACCCTAACACTGGTAGTGTGCCAATTACTAGCCTCATCCCTAATGTTGCACAGTTGGAAGTTGCTCAAGTTTTGGACAATCCTGAAACCGTTCTCTTCCCAAATCTACCATGAGACAAGCAAGAGTGCAAAACCAGGGTTGCTGGTACTACTGATCGCCAGCCATCATCCATGGACCCACCATCCAGCTAAACACTGGTAGTGTGCCAATTAGGGTGCGTTTGGTTCCTTGGCAAAAATTGTTTTTGCCTTGCTAGGCTAGGCTTGCCGTTTGGTAGCGCAAAAATATCCTAGCTTTTGGGGGCAGCTAGCCCCGCTCGGCCAGAAAATCCTCGCTCCGCGGGGAGAGCCGATTCGGCTCGCCCTCGACGGCAAAGCTGGAACGCGCGAAAAATTCTAGGCGGAACTCTCCGGATGGATAAGTCCGTCTGCAACAAATCCCTAAATCTACGTTCTCCACTCCGACCTCCTCCTCCACTTTCCCCTCCGGTTTTTCCTCATCCCAACAAAATCCTCCGAAGCTGCAGAGATAAATCGAGCGAGTTGGCCCAAGTTGCCCTCCACGATTAGCTGAAGGCGCATCAGATTTGACAGGGAAAGCTTACATCCGCCTTGCTCAAGTCTGCGTCCGCCCCCATCCGCCTTGCTCAGCTCTGTGTCCGCCTCATCTCTTGATTTCTCCTATGTATGCGTGTGCACTTTTCTTGGCAATAGATCAGATGGTTCAGGAATTGATTGGTACTAGAAGCAACAAATCGTAAATACTATCTTTCTATACTCCCCGTCATCTTATCCAAGGCTGGATTCTTGTTGGGTGACCTGGCTTTGGGATTAGATTGGTACGGCTAAGGTGATAGCAAACTGTAGTATAATGCCACTGTGGCGTTGGGGTTGGGAAGGATAATGTTGTTGGCAGGCACCCAGCTCTTGATTTTTATTCCAAACCAGACTCCAATTGAGTAGCTTATAGGAGTGCATGACAGGAATTGATTTTACTGGAACATGTATGATGCATCTCCATCTGAATCCTTAATTTGGTCTGTACTGAATATGCATACAGAGCTATCTACTTAGCAGGCATCTGAACTGATTCACTAGTTCTGCATATGTATTTTCTAAAAGAACAGAGCTTCCTCTGTTTTTTGTCTTGTGCCTGCATCTTATTTTGATTTATATCAACAAAGGTTTGTCTACAGTAGTCCTAGACTGTGTATATACTAACGACACCGTGTTGTGTGGGTTATTAATATTCGATCTTCTTTGATTTATTTGTAGATGGACGACAGTGCGCAAATTAACAGAAAAATTGCGTTCTTCAGTTCTTTTGTAGTGGCATATTGTTCATTGATCATATATCTAAGCAACACTAGTCACCCTACAAGATACTCATTATTAGAGAGAAATAAAGAAAGAATGGCATATCTACGAAAACTGTATTGCGGTGAGGAGAAACACTGCATTGGCGAATTGCGCATGGGAAAATCAGTGTTCTTCAAACTGTGTGATAAATTACGGAGTATGGGTCCACTTAAAGATACATGGCATTGTACTGTAGAGGAGCAAGTTGCCATGTTCCTCACTACAGTAGGGCATCATAAGAAAAATATCGACATTAGTTTCCATTTCACAAGGTCAGGTGAGACAGTGAGTCATTACTTCAACAGAGTTTTATTTGCAATTGGGAAACTTGGACCAGAAATGCTTAGGCATCAAACACTTGATACACCATCAAAGATTGAAGGCAACCCACGATTTGATCCGTATTTTAAGGTATAGTATAGTGTCCATCTAGTTACCCATAAATTTTAAAATAATTTCATAGTGCAGTAGGTGTATTACTAATTAGTTGTTACTTGGATGTTTAGGACTGTATTGGTGCTATTGATGGTACACATGTTCCATGTAACGTTCCATCTCGGTTAGTCGACAGATTTCGTGGCAGGAAACCATCCCCTACCCAAAATGTTCTTGCGGCGGTCGACTTTGATTTGTTATTCACTTATGTTTGTGCGGGCTGGGAGGGTTCGGCCCACGATTCAACTGTTTTACGACATTCTCTTGAGCATCCAAATGGCCATAAGAGTCCCTGAAGGTAGGCCCCTGCATTTGTTACATATGAACATAGAACATATAGAGTGAATGAGTGATTAATTGTTGATAATGTCACGTTAGGTAAATACTATCTTGCGGATGCGGGTTATGCAGCTAGGAGAGGATTCCTACCACCGTTCCGTCAAACTCGATATCATTTGCGTGAATGGAGGGGTAATAATAGACCCCGCACCCAGAATGAGCTATTCAACTTAAGGCACTCATCCCTTCATACTACTGTTGAAAGGGCCTTTGGAACATTAAAGAACCGTTTCAAAGTTCTGACAACTAGGCCTTATTATCCCTTTCCTTCACAAGTACGAGTCGTCATAGCATGTTGTATCCTTCACAACTGGATATTACTAAATGGGGGTCCTGATGAACTAGTCTACAGTGAGCAGAACTGGTTTGAGCAATATCCAAGATCAGCTGGCCATGTCCAACGGGATTTACGTGAGGAACAAAGGGAGGTGCTTAGAGATAGGGATACCATGGCAGCCAATATGTGGAGAAATAGGCATAATGTTAGACGTGGTTGATTTTTTTTCAAGCTTTCTGTATGAGTTTGTTGATTCTAAGTTGTATTACCACTTACAAGAACAACTTGTGTGTTTTCTTTTCTTCAACTTGTAACTATGATTTATTTCCCTTGGTACGAGTGACAATGCGATATGCATCTCAGAGGTGTTATTCTGTCTTTGAATTATAAAATTTAATTGATGCCACAGGGATATGGCAGGTAACAACGTGGTGTGGCAGCCCCAAGTTGTAGATGAAATGCTACGTTACTACAAAGAGAAGATTCAGTCTGAGGGAAAACAATTTGTCTTCAAAGAGACACATCATGAGGAGTGTGCAAAACAAATCAATGCAAAGTTTACCACCGCCTTCACACAAAGGCAAGTTTATCACAAGTTCCATAAGCTGAAAGGTCAGTGGAAGATCATACTAGAGGCGAAGAACTTAAGCGGTGCCAATTTTGATGATGTCAACAAGATAATATTATATGATGAGACTGAAGTTGTTCGGATGAAGAACATGAGCACTACTTCTAAATTTTGTCAAACTATATTTCCATCTTGTATTATGTTTTGTCTTTTATAACTAACATTTTCATGCTTCCTTCTCTCTTCCAGAACAAAGACAAAAGGGCAAAATATATCAATGTGCCTATTGCCAGCTTTGATGAGATGGAGTTCATATTTCAGGATAAGCATGCTACCGGGGAGTTCACGGTCCTTCAAACACCCTATGACCGTGTTCATGCTCGTGACAAGGATTTTATTGGTGACACCGAGAAGAGTGCGATTGATATTGAGATTGATCCTGCAACACAATATGATTCAGATTGTCTTCCTGACGACACCAATAATGAAAGCTCATCTTCGAAGCGTCCTAGAGGTGGCAAACGCGATAAAGGTAAGAGGGTGAAGTGTGAGGAGAGTGTAGTTCAAGACATGACGCGGTCTCTGCGTGATATGTCGGATACTATGCGTTTCACACACGTGACCAACCCGAATGAGAATTTATTCAAAATAATTGATGACATGGAAGAATACCCTCTCTTCGTCCGACTTGCACTACAGACATCTTTGGCCACCAATGAACAAGTGGCGTCCATGTTGAAAGGGAGGCCGATGACTGCTATTCAAGAGTTTGTGCGGCGCTGGGTCGGTGATAACTTTCCTGAACACGTTCATGTTGCTCCTGACGTGTGATTCATTTTGCTGTAAATTTTAGTATTTTTTTGTATGTCTTCCAGCGTCATCTCCTAAGGAAATAATGTCCATGCCTCATGCTTGCATGTAATGatgtcattcagtttttcattCCTGGAAAATAAGCTTGTTACCCAGATTTTTTTTATCAGTCAGTGTGTTTGCAAAGTGTGTTAAATTTATAATCATAAAGTTGCGTTAAATTTTTGCATGACTATTTAGAACTTGATCTGCCTGTAGTCATTTCTCTGTTTCACTGATTTTTTTTCAACGATATTGTATTGTTGATGCATTTGTTATAAGCTAGATGTATTTAGATACTGTGAAGATGAGCTACTTTGCCCGCAGCACAACCAAACGACTAGCTGCTGGCCCTTGCTAGCAACGGCATTGAACCAAACGTGCAGCTAAGGCAAAGGTAACCCATCCGAGCTAAGCTAGCTAGGCTAGCTCAGCTATGGGCAAGCTGGGCAATACAACCAAACGCACCCTTACTAGCCTCATCCCTAATGTTGCACAGTTGGAAGTTGCTCAAGTTTTGGACAATCCTGAAACCGTTCTCTTTCCAAATCTACCATGAGACAAGCAAGAGTGCAAAACCAGGGTTGCTGGTACTACTGATCGCCAGCCATCATCCATGGACCCACCATCCCGCTAACCATAAGGAGGCTTTTACCCAGCAGGCCAGCACGGATGGCGGTTTAGTCTATGGCTACCTTCTTTTTGTGTATGTCGCTTTCATTTGAGACTATGCTTGTTGCCTGTAAGGGATGTGCGCATCTCGTTATGTAGAGGCCAGGAGTGAATTCACACAGCTGTATCACCTTGATGAGGCCGTCTATAAAAATCCCTTTATCGAAAAATCTTTCCAACCTTGACAAGATTTGACCAATGTCTGGATGATGGCAGTCCATTCAATTTTACCAAATATCCAGCAAGCTCTATTTAAAGGAAGCGCTAGCAGGAATAAGCCACCAAGGACTAGATAAAGCAGACACGACAGGTTGCCGTGATTTCTTAATACTATAGTGGAGTGTGTTCATGACTTAGAACTTTGCCTTTGCTTTAATACGCAATGGCCAAAAGCTATGGTGCAAGGGACAGTTCCTGAGAGGCTTCCAGACCCCCATatcaaacaaacaaacaaataaaattcAAAGGCATCCATGGATGCTTGTGCAAATAATTACAGTTAAAAATGAAAGTGTAATATTGGTGTGTTATACTTCAGCTATCCTAGCCTCACTACTAGTTGAAGATGTGAAATATTCAATTTGCTAAAACGAAAAAAGTTGTTTGCCCTGCTCTAAGAAagattaaaagaaaacccaaaaaggcACAGGTTAATGAAACATACCACACTTCGAAACCATTGCATACAACAAGATTCCTCCCATAGAATGACCAATAGCAAGCAATTTTCCATCCTTGGGTACACTCTGCTGTTTTATATAATCTATCTGCACAAACAAAAAATCACCATACTTCTTACTAAGCAGTTCAAGGTACCTTCAATTAATCTCTCGACAGTAAAGAGTATGTCTACAAACCGCTGCAGGTACATCCTCCTCCAGGTAATGGTCAAAGTCCCAATCATAACTAATAATCAGCTCCAACTGCTTCTGGAGATCTTCTATGGTTGCAGAGAGGCGTTCTTGCCAGCCAAATAACCGAGGGGAAACATTTTGTTGACCTTCCCCAAGAATCTTCACAAGGCGCTGACTTAATTGGCTAATTTGATCATATATTGCTGATGTCTGTGGCAATTCCATCAACCCTAGAAATTTATCTGCAACCTCCTCAAGACTAGTTAATGAGGCATCAGGGACAAGTTCTGTCACTCGATCAAAAAAACTGTCAGTGATGCTTCTCAGTTGGCTATCTCTTACATAGCCTGAAAATGTTACACTCAATTGTGCCAAAGCATTTGCTAACTTTGTCACCAGTTGTGGTTCTTCTGATGTGTTTGTTTCTAGCACATTCGTGTCTGTTAGTACTGGAACTTCAGAACTTTGAggttcattagtcaacatatccTTGGTAGGAGGAACAACATTTACTTTCTGTGTCAAAATTTTATCCACACCTGAATTAGAGGACATGTCAGACTTGGTGCTAGCTGCAGCTAATTCTGATCCACGTGTGCTGAGGCCTGCACCACGCAACTCAACAATCCATGTATCAAACCCTTGCATAGACATATGACGGGCAAAGGAAGCCTGTCATCATTTCATTTGTATCAATGGAAGTCCAGGGTAAAGGGGAAGCCATAAAAGAAATGCCTACAAACATGGCAACAATAACAAGGAAGACAGTAGATGTATAACTGTTTCTTTCTTGAGTGTAACATATATTAAATATAATACAAAAAAGACAGGTAATTATGGACCAACCATAAAATTCAGAGGCAGGAAATGTTTTTGAAATAGTTTGAGTCCTGTGATACAAGCACACCAGCAATTACACCTTTCATTTGACTCTTGAAGAGTGCACAAGCATAGTCTTAACTGCAATCTTCATAAGTTCTACAGATTCCCCTTCGTAAATCGTGTACAATAAGCCAACAACTTAGGCAAACATTCCTACAACAGTTACTGGAAAACTGAAGATACGGCTTTTGTTTTCCGTTAAATATGTGTTGTTTCCATATTTGTGCAAGAAAAGGTACTTCATTGCCGTCTAGCTGCATCCCAGTTATGCAAGTAAACCCCAATTGCGGCTCTAATAAATTTCATATTAGCAACATATGAATTCATAACTATCCGCAGTATAATTAAACACTATGTTTTGTTCACAATAAATTTCATAACAACTACTCCCCTGTCCCAAAATGTAAAGACCATTTTTGACACTATGATAGTTATACtatattttgggatggagggagtacatgtaaGCGTTTTCAAATTTTGGTACTTCTAGGTCTGCTGATTGCTATATCCCTGGAGGTGTGCTAGGATGCATTTTACTGCAATTGCAATTAGCCAATTACAGTAAAACAATAAAGATGCCAATAAATATAATACAAACTTCTCTTGAAGAGTGGATTTCGTGTTTGTTTGTTCATAACACTCGGTTTACTCCATGATATGCTTATTGAACTTTCCTTTCTAAATTTTTGCTTATCTTATTTCCATACTTCTGTCGCCCCATCCGCGTATGGGTGGAGAACCCGTCGCTGTCTCTGCTGTGATACCGGAGGCTCTAGGGAAGTCGGAGGAGAGAGCACTCATCTCGGGGTGGGCTTACTACAATTAATTTCATTGTATTTACATTACAGAATACATCAAAATTAAAACTGAATTAAACTACAGGATAAACAGAGTAAAATGAACTAAAGGTCCACAAAAAATGGACGGAACCTCGTCAGAGGGCCGGGAGCTCCCGCAATTTCATTAAGAATAGAGTTGATCCACTTAATGAGGGAAACCGGATCCGAAAATCATACAACACTCGGTTTAAATAAGGAAACCCGAGTGAAAACCAAAAACAAACACAAAAGACACAAAAGAAACTAGAGCTTGAGGATGGGGGTTTAGATGGACAGGTCGAATCCTCATGATACGTGAGTCCAAGCTAAAAGATGGCTACCAGTTTGCATTTGCAACATCATTATACAAGCAATTTTACAAAGATTAATCGAACATCATATGGGTTTCTTCACAAAAAAAAACAGAATGTACTGTTTGCAGCGAGATTTATCGATAGCAGTAGCGTAGTTATGGATCAACTCACCCCAGGGGACAGGTCGAATCCCACCGCATTGGTGGCCACTCCGGAGAGCAGCATCAGTGGGTGGTTCCTCTTGGGCGCCTGCACGAACCAAGCGAGCACGAGATCAGCAACCAAACGAAGGCAAGCGTAACAAAGCCGCGACCACCGCCTAGCCGCATGCAGGATCAAGCACACACCTCAGGCGGCGGGCGGTACCTCCAAAGCGCGAGCCGCCACTCGGTGCCTGGCACGGGCGCGTAGTGCAGCTCGTCCGCCGTGCAGATCGCGGGCTTCGCCCCCTCCTCGCAGTCGCACGCCGCGGCCGCGGAGGCGAGGACACGCGAGGTGGAGGGCGAGGGcgaggaggggggcggcggcggaggttCCGAGGCGCTGTGGGAGGCGAAGGCGCGGAGCCGCAGCGGCTGGGGAGGAGCGCACGGGGAGGCGCGCACGATGGGGAAGGAGGAGAGGTGagcgacggcggcgccggcgaggaggGCCCGGAGGCTGGCGCCGTGGAGGAGCGGCATGGCGTTGGGCGGTCGGAGTGCTCGCTTTGTTTCTGGCGTCTTCTCCTTGCTTCTCTCCGTCTCCGATTTGGTTTTTACCACCCGGTCCGACACCGACCGACCGATTTGGTTTTTACCACCCGGTCGGGCAGCGGTGGTTCCATGTTGCGCCGGTAAATCCCCGCGGCCACGTTGGGTTTGACACGGTGGGTGGTCTTGCCGCTAGGGCCGAGAACGGACGGAACTGAACACTTATCAGTTGTCACATTTGTTTCTCAGTGTGTTTTGGCAGAAGCGAAAATGAACACTAAAATGACCGGAAGCGAaaatgaacacacaaaaacatgAACGGTCAGCTTGTTTGAACTGGAGTACTGGACAGTAAAGTTGTGATGCACAAATTAATTGACACGATAAATATGCATAACTTGCAGACCAATTCAAAACTACTGATGGTGTTTCAGATTAGGGGTCACTCACTAGTAACCATGTCGTCTTACGGCCACGTGGGCCGGGCCGAGGACCCCATCTACATGGTATCCACTTGGGTCGGGTGCGAGCTTGCCCAAATCTGCACCCGTCCCAATAATTTTTGCCCAAACCCGTACCCGCACCCCGGGTTTCATATTGTTCCCATACCTGTACCTGGCCGGGTGCGGGCAATACCGCGGGTGAAAATACCTATCTCGGCCACCTTTCATTTCATATTTTGGCATGCATTATTTCGGCATTTCAGTGTGTAAAACACAACATTTCAGCATTTCAGTATATAAACATAACATTCCAGGATGTGTTTGTCCACTGGAGCTCGAGGCATGGCGGAAGGAGGTGCTCTGGCAGCTTGGCGGTGCTCGCGTGGAGGAGATGGGATGGAGGACAGGCAATGGAGGGAGGAGATGGCTTGGTCTGTTGGTCACCTGGAGTGGAAGGAGGAGACGAGGAGATGAGGGAGGTGGCTGGTCGCATCACTGCATGCCTCGACCACGGCCGGTGGATCCTTCCCTAGGGTTTGTGACGGAAGAGAGATGGGGACAAAGGAGGTTTCT
The Aegilops tauschii subsp. strangulata cultivar AL8/78 chromosome 3, Aet v6.0, whole genome shotgun sequence genome window above contains:
- the LOC141042417 gene encoding uncharacterized protein, whose protein sequence is MNEMNLTLDVHHRRSRSAPELATPLHPSRCAKMRKGLRMAAACRDMAGNNVVWQPQVVDEMLRYYKEKIQSEGKQFVFKETHHEECAKQINAKFTTAFTQRQVYHKFHKLKGQWKIILEAKNLSGANFDDVNKIILYDETEVVRMKNKDKRAKYINVPIASFDEMEFIFQDKHATGEFTVLQTPYDRVHARDKDFIGDTEKSAIDIEIDPATQYDSDCLPDDTNNESSSSKRPRGGKRDKGKRVKCEESVVQDMTRSLRDMSDTMRFTHVTNPNENLFKIIDDMEEYPLFVRLALQTSLATNEQVASMLKGRPMTAIQEFVRRWVGDNFPEHVHVAPDV
- the LOC109764825 gene encoding uncharacterized protein isoform X2, which produces MPLLHGASLRALLAGAAVAHLSSFPIVRASPCAPPQPLRLRAFASHSASEPPPPPPSSPSPSTSRVLASAAAACDCEEGAKPAICTADELHYAPVPGTEWRLALWRYRPPPEAPKRNHPLMLLSGVATNAVGFDLSPGASFARHMSMQGFDTWIVELRGAGLSTRGSELAAASTKSDMSSNSDKFLGLMELPQTSAIYDQISQLSQRLVKILGEGQQNVSPRLFGWQERLSATIEDLQKQLELIISYDWDFDHYLEEDVPAAIDYIKQQSVPKDGKLLAIGHSMGGILLYAMVSKCGFEGADPELAAIVTLASSVDYTTSNSSLKLFVPLADPAEMLRVPAVPLGTLLSTTYPISSRAPYILSLLRSQISAKDMMDPELLSKLILNNFCTVPAKVLLQLATSFRDGGLRNRAGTFFFKEHLGKIKVPVLALAGDEDLICPPEAVYETVKVIPQHLVTYKVFGKPEGPHYAHYDLVGGRKAVHEVYPCIIEFLSQHDDVSS
- the LOC109764825 gene encoding uncharacterized protein isoform X1; amino-acid sequence: MPLLHGASLRALLAGAAVAHLSSFPIVRASPCAPPQPLRLRAFASHSASEPPPPPPSSPSPSTSRVLASAAAACDCEEGAKPAICTADELHYAPVPGTEWRLALWRYRPPPEAPKRNHPLMLLSGVATNAVGFDLSPGASFARHMSMQGFDTWIVELRGAGLSTRGSELAAASTKSDMSSNSGVDKILTQKVNVVPPTKDMLTNEPQSSEVPVLTDTNVLETNTSEEPQLVTKLANALAQLSVTFSGYVRDSQLRSITDSFFDRVTELVPDASLTSLEEVADKFLGLMELPQTSAIYDQISQLSQRLVKILGEGQQNVSPRLFGWQERLSATIEDLQKQLELIISYDWDFDHYLEEDVPAAIDYIKQQSVPKDGKLLAIGHSMGGILLYAMVSKCGFEGADPELAAIVTLASSVDYTTSNSSLKLFVPLADPAEMLRVPAVPLGTLLSTTYPISSRAPYILSLLRSQISAKDMMDPELLSKLILNNFCTVPAKVLLQLATSFRDGGLRNRAGTFFFKEHLGKIKVPVLALAGDEDLICPPEAVYETVKVIPQHLVTYKVFGKPEGPHYAHYDLVGGRKAVHEVYPCIIEFLSQHDDVSS